From the Glandiceps talaboti chromosome 10, keGlaTala1.1, whole genome shotgun sequence genome, one window contains:
- the LOC144441115 gene encoding uncharacterized protein LOC144441115, producing METKIVIAVALVTLASLILVIEGCDGPNCFNPQWKKDAESRFYDEDTKDLLAQERERELKLREAVKTFFELLIPESKEYRDRRAPYKTRNADDKRRGFGSRIITLKKSADTQ from the coding sequence atggAAACGAAAATCGTTATAGCTGTTGCCTTGGTTACTTTAGCATCGCTGATTCTGGTGATCGAAGGTTGTGATGGACCAAATTGTTTTAACCCACAGTGGAAGAAAGACGCGGAATCACGTTTCTACGATGAAGACACCAAAGATCTTCTAGCACAGGAACGAGAAAGAGAACTAAAACTTAGAGAAGCAGTGAAAACCTTCTTCGAGCTTTTGATTCCAGAATCAAAAGAATACCGTGACAGAAGAGCCCCATACAAGACCAGAAACGCAGACGACAAGAGACGAGGTTTTGGTAGCCGTATTATCACACTGAAGAAGAGTGCAGACACTCAATAA